In a genomic window of Stakelama saccharophila:
- a CDS encoding S1/P1 nuclease encodes MRYLVLAVAALFAALAPNSASAYWEYGHESVAEIAYRNVTPQTRAAIDRLLRRADLLDTPECPARTVASAAVWPDCIKKLGERFSYSFAWHYQDIDVCKPFDPKSACANGNCVTAQIRRDMRLLQDTSVPLRERVQALAFLIHFVGDLHQPLHVGEHHDMGGNAVHTNYGAYAPDRLNLHSVWDGYLAERAISTPPSPIRHYSDAEKARIAAGDIDDWARQSWEISRDSVYPTALGGSPCDLGKDAARDGHLDNDEIAKLVPIARRQVIRGGLRLAKLLDKALG; translated from the coding sequence ATGCGTTATCTCGTCCTCGCCGTCGCCGCGCTGTTCGCCGCCCTCGCCCCCAATTCCGCCAGCGCCTATTGGGAATATGGCCATGAGAGCGTGGCGGAAATCGCCTATCGCAACGTAACGCCGCAGACGCGCGCGGCGATCGACCGGTTGCTGCGCCGCGCCGACCTGCTCGACACGCCGGAATGTCCGGCAAGGACGGTCGCGAGCGCGGCGGTCTGGCCCGACTGCATCAAGAAGCTGGGCGAGCGGTTCAGCTACAGCTTCGCCTGGCATTATCAGGACATCGACGTGTGCAAGCCGTTCGATCCGAAATCGGCCTGTGCCAACGGCAATTGCGTCACCGCGCAGATCCGGCGCGACATGAGGCTGCTCCAGGATACGTCGGTTCCGCTGCGCGAGCGGGTTCAGGCGCTCGCCTTCCTGATCCACTTCGTCGGCGACCTGCACCAGCCGCTGCATGTCGGCGAGCATCATGACATGGGCGGCAATGCGGTCCACACCAATTACGGCGCCTATGCGCCCGACCGGCTGAACCTGCACAGCGTCTGGGACGGCTATCTCGCGGAACGCGCCATCTCCACGCCGCCCTCACCGATTCGCCACTATTCGGATGCGGAAAAGGCGCGGATCGCGGCCGGCGACATCGACGACTGGGCAAGGCAGAGCTGGGAGATCAGCCGCGACAGCGTCTATCCCACCGCGCTCGGCGGCAGCCCGTGCGATCTGGGCAAGGACGCGGCGCGTGACGGCCATCTCGACAATGACGAGATCGCAAAGCTGGTGCCGATCGCCCGCCGCCAGGTGATCCGCGGCGGCCTCCGCCTCGCCAAGCTGCTCGACAAGGCGCTGGGCTGA
- a CDS encoding isoaspartyl peptidase/L-asparaginase family protein — protein sequence MPNPAAAQDTKPEWTLVIHGGAGIIKRDTITPEQEAEVDAGLNAALDAGQKVLAGGGAALDAVEAAIRVLEDDPNFNAGRGAVFTWDGRNELDSAIMDGADRSAGAVAGVGTVRHPVTLARAVMEHSPHVMLSGKGAEQFAREQDLEIVDPSWFWTKHRREQLDKMKENDKLGWFDVDLKYGTVGAVAMDKDGHVAAATSTGGLTGKRWDRIGDSPIIGAGTYADDRACAVSATGAGEYFIREGVAHEICARVRFTGETLKQAADKVMAEVKDLGGTGGVILTGPTGEMAWSFNTPGMYRGKVSSDSDRIVGFYEDAQ from the coding sequence ATGCCCAATCCCGCCGCCGCCCAGGACACGAAGCCCGAATGGACGCTCGTCATCCATGGCGGCGCCGGCATCATCAAGCGCGACACCATCACGCCGGAGCAGGAGGCGGAGGTCGACGCCGGCCTGAACGCCGCCCTGGACGCGGGCCAGAAGGTGCTGGCCGGCGGCGGCGCGGCGCTCGACGCGGTGGAAGCGGCGATCCGCGTGCTGGAGGACGATCCCAATTTCAACGCCGGGCGCGGCGCGGTCTTCACCTGGGACGGCCGCAACGAACTCGATTCCGCGATCATGGACGGCGCCGACCGCTCGGCCGGCGCGGTGGCCGGCGTCGGCACCGTGCGCCATCCGGTGACGCTTGCCCGTGCGGTGATGGAACACAGCCCGCACGTCATGCTGTCGGGCAAGGGCGCGGAGCAGTTCGCCCGCGAACAGGACCTGGAGATCGTCGACCCGAGCTGGTTCTGGACCAAGCACCGGCGCGAACAGCTCGACAAGATGAAGGAAAACGACAAGCTCGGCTGGTTCGACGTCGACCTGAAATACGGCACGGTCGGCGCGGTGGCGATGGATAAAGACGGCCATGTCGCCGCCGCCACCTCGACCGGCGGCCTGACCGGCAAGCGCTGGGACCGGATCGGCGATTCGCCCATCATCGGCGCCGGCACCTATGCCGACGACCGCGCCTGTGCGGTATCGGCCACCGGCGCCGGCGAATATTTCATCCGCGAAGGCGTGGCCCACGAAATCTGCGCCCGCGTCCGCTTCACCGGCGAAACGCTCAAGCAGGCGGCCGACAAGGTGATGGCGGAAGTAAAGGATCTGGGCGGCACCGGCGGCGTCATCCTGACCGGCCCCACCGGCGAAATGGCGTGGAGCTTCAATACGCCAGGCATGTACCGCGGCAAGGTGAGCTCCGACAGCGATCGCATCGTCGGCTTCTACGAGGACGCACAGTAA